One Alphaproteobacteria bacterium HT1-32 genomic region harbors:
- a CDS encoding TlyA family rRNA (cytidine-2'-O)-methyltransferase, giving the protein MAKKRVDQLLVDRGLVESRAKAQALILAGKVLSDTKRIDKAGHQLDEAAPLILKGADHPWVSRGGLKLIKGLDQFGIDPAGFTCVDVGASTGGFTDVLLTRGAAKVFAVDVGHGQLDWKLRSDDRVVVMERTNARHLTADDIPDPIDMVVCDASFISLKTVLPAAMSLVKPAGWLVALIKPQFEVGRENVGKKGVVRDPALHEAVCADMSDWLVDVMGWELLGVAKSPITGPEGNVEFLLGGRKP; this is encoded by the coding sequence ATGGCAAAGAAACGGGTCGATCAGCTGCTTGTCGATCGCGGGCTGGTTGAAAGTCGTGCAAAGGCGCAGGCGCTCATTCTGGCCGGTAAGGTGCTGTCTGACACAAAGCGCATCGACAAGGCCGGTCATCAGCTAGATGAGGCAGCGCCGCTGATACTCAAGGGGGCGGACCATCCCTGGGTTTCCCGGGGTGGCCTGAAACTCATTAAGGGGCTGGACCAGTTCGGCATAGACCCAGCCGGGTTCACCTGTGTCGATGTTGGTGCCTCGACCGGTGGCTTTACCGATGTTCTCCTGACACGTGGTGCGGCAAAAGTATTCGCCGTCGATGTCGGCCACGGCCAGCTTGACTGGAAATTGCGCAGTGATGACCGCGTGGTGGTGATGGAACGCACGAACGCCCGCCACCTGACCGCTGACGATATTCCTGACCCGATAGATATGGTTGTCTGCGACGCCAGTTTTATCAGCCTGAAAACTGTTCTGCCCGCCGCCATGAGTCTGGTGAAACCGGCGGGCTGGCTGGTCGCCCTGATCAAGCCGCAGTTTGAGGTGGGGCGTGAGAATGTGGGGAAGAAGGGTGTCGTCCGCGATCCGGCCCTGCATGAGGCCGTCTGTGCGGATATGTCAGACTGGCTGGTCGATGTGATGGGCTGGGAACTGCTCGGCGTTGCCAAAAGCCCGATCACCGGGCCGGAAGGGAATGTGGAGTTTCTGCTGGGCGGGCGTAAG